GCCAGACGCTGGGGAATACAATTCGCCGGATCATGCTGTCGTCGCTGCGCGGGTCGGCGGTGTGGGCGTTCCGTATGGACGGAGTGGTGCATGAGCACCAGACCGTTGCGGGCGTGGTGGAAGACGTGCACCAGATCATTCAGAATCTGAAGACGCTGGTGATCGGGCTGGAGGAAGGGCGCGAGGAGACGACGCTGGAGCTGCGCGCTACCAGCGCAGGCGCCGTGACTGCACGCGCGATCGAGAAGTCGGGCGCGGTGACGATCATGAACGAGGATCACCATCTCTTCACGCTGCAGGATGATCGCGAAGTGAACGTGATGCTGTACGTGAACCGCGGTCGTGGCTTCGTGTCGGCGGAGTCGCACGAGCTGCCGAAGGGCAGCCCGGTCGACCTGGTGCGGATCGATGCGATCTACAACCCGGTGCTGCGCGCAAACTTCACGGTGGAGGAGACGCGCGTCGGGCAGCGCACCGACTTCGACCGGCTGACGCTGCTGGTGGAGACGAACGGCAGCATGTCGCCGGAGGAAGGTGTCGGCTACGCGGCTGAGCTTGCGCGCAAGCACCTGGAGTACATGCTGCGCTTCATCGAGCCGGCGGACGGCGCGAAGCCCGCGCCGGGGGCGGTGCGCGTGCCGGCGCCCCTGCGCGACCTGTTTGCCCGGCCGATCGACGAGCTCGCGGAGCTGTCGGTGCGCTCGGTGAACTCGCTGAAGAAGGAAAACATCATCACGCTGGGCGACCTGGTGCAGCGCACCGAGGACCAGATGCTTAACATCGAGAACTTCGGCGTGAAGTCGCTCGAGGAGATCCGCCAGTTCCTCAACGAGCACAACCTGCACTTCGGCATGAAGCTGGAGAAGGGTGAGGACGGCGATCTGTACCTGATCGAGGGTGAGCGGACAGCCGAGGCAAACACGGCGAGTGCCGAGGCCGCGAGCGAAGAGGAGTAGGGCGATGCATCATCGCAAGAAGGGTCGCAAGTTCAACCGGACCGCCGAGCATCGCAAGATGATGATGCGCAACCTGGCGACATCGCTGTTCCTGCACGGCCGGGTCGAGACGACCACGGCGAAGGCGAAGGAGCTGCGGCAGTTTGCCGAGCCACTGATCACACGCGCGAAGCGGGGCGACCTGCACGCGCGTCGTCTGGTCGGCCGCTACATCCAGGATGACAACGCGATGGCGAAGCTGTTCGGCGAGATCGGTCCGCGATACATTGAGCGGCCGGGCGGCTACACGCGGGTTCGTCACCTGGGCCATCGCGCCGGTGACGCTGCGGACGTCGCAATCATCGAACTCGTCGACTAGCAAGGGGCTTATGGCGAAGGATGCGGGTGGACGCAGCTGGCTGTCGGTGACGGTTGCCGTCATCGCTGTCGCACTGTTCTTCGGCTGGATCGCAACACGGGAGCCGCCGGAGAGCGTGGCGGTCGCGGAGCCGGACGACGCCGCAGGCGATACGGCGCTGGCGCCTGACGCACCGGCGACACCGATCGAAGCGGCAGATCTGAACCAGACGGCGACGGCGCGCGGCCTGATCGGTCAGAACATCGAGCTGGCGTCCGT
This portion of the Longimicrobiales bacterium genome encodes:
- a CDS encoding DNA-directed RNA polymerase subunit alpha gives rise to the protein GRLRGARADRPNYEPCETRPLICVAGRYTVELDLTGLVLPQRIEVVNRSQDGRQAQFVVAPLERGFGQTLGNTIRRIMLSSLRGSAVWAFRMDGVVHEHQTVAGVVEDVHQIIQNLKTLVIGLEEGREETTLELRATSAGAVTARAIEKSGAVTIMNEDHHLFTLQDDREVNVMLYVNRGRGFVSAESHELPKGSPVDLVRIDAIYNPVLRANFTVEETRVGQRTDFDRLTLLVETNGSMSPEEGVGYAAELARKHLEYMLRFIEPADGAKPAPGAVRVPAPLRDLFARPIDELAELSVRSVNSLKKENIITLGDLVQRTEDQMLNIENFGVKSLEEIRQFLNEHNLHFGMKLEKGEDGDLYLIEGERTAEANTASAEAASEEE
- the rplQ gene encoding 50S ribosomal protein L17 — protein: MHHRKKGRKFNRTAEHRKMMMRNLATSLFLHGRVETTTAKAKELRQFAEPLITRAKRGDLHARRLVGRYIQDDNAMAKLFGEIGPRYIERPGGYTRVRHLGHRAGDAADVAIIELVD